One window of the Pseudofrankia sp. DC12 genome contains the following:
- a CDS encoding type II toxin-antitoxin system PemK/MazF family toxin gives MIGDLRDEIVYEPERDGKPDPGEVVWAWVPFEEDPSQGKDRPVLLIGARGDRLLGLMLTSKDHDRDAEQEARHGRHWMDVGTGGWDREGRPSEVRLDRLLVLDPDGVRREGAALRPAMFEQVAEAALRFQD, from the coding sequence ATGATCGGGGACTTGCGGGACGAGATCGTGTACGAGCCCGAACGGGACGGGAAGCCCGACCCGGGCGAGGTGGTGTGGGCCTGGGTGCCGTTCGAGGAGGACCCCAGCCAGGGCAAGGACCGGCCGGTGCTGCTGATCGGCGCCCGGGGTGACCGGCTGCTCGGCCTGATGCTGACCAGCAAGGACCACGACCGGGACGCCGAGCAGGAGGCCCGCCACGGCCGGCACTGGATGGACGTCGGCACCGGCGGCTGGGACCGCGAGGGACGCCCCAGCGAGGTCCGGCTCGACCGGCTGCTCGTCCTCGACCCGGACGGGGTGCGCCGGGAGGGCGCCGCGCTGCGCCCCGCGATGTTCGAGCAGGTCGCCGAGGCCGCGCTGCGCTTCCAGGACTGA
- a CDS encoding cytochrome c oxidase subunit 4 has product MRVEGYVFSIFGVFAVIVDVIYWIYSKDPTGTAALALTAGMGFLVGFYLLFTGKRIGMRPSDLADAEVADGAGELGHFTPGSYYPFFIAASATVLVSGFIFGIWLCFIGGLMTVFFATCLVFENFIHPPVPED; this is encoded by the coding sequence ATGAGGGTTGAGGGGTACGTCTTCAGCATCTTCGGCGTCTTCGCGGTGATCGTCGACGTCATCTACTGGATCTACTCGAAGGACCCGACGGGCACGGCCGCGCTGGCCCTGACCGCCGGCATGGGCTTCCTGGTGGGCTTCTACCTGCTGTTCACCGGTAAGCGGATCGGGATGCGCCCGTCGGACCTTGCGGACGCCGAGGTCGCGGACGGCGCGGGCGAGCTCGGGCACTTCACCCCGGGCAGCTACTACCCGTTCTTCATCGCGGCCAGCGCCACGGTGCTGGTCTCGGGGTTCATCTTCGGCATCTGGCTGTGCTTCATCGGCGGCCTGATGACCGTGTTCTTCGCGACCTGCCTGGTCTTCGAGAACTTCATTCACCCGCCGGTCCCGGAGGACTAG
- the ctaD gene encoding cytochrome c oxidase subunit I gives MTLVHEPPVGHAEPPAHHEPPKAMNTLLGYLRTTSHKDIAIMYFLASFGFFAFAGILALCMRAELARPGLQFFSNEQYDQLFTIHGTLMLLMFATPLAFAFANYLIPLQIGSPDVAFPRLNALSFWLFLFGSLTVVAGFLTPDGAAAFGWFAYAPLSNATYSPGVGGDLWVLGLATSGMGTILGAVNMITTILCLRAPGMTMFRLPIFCWNFLVTSILALVAFPPLAAALFALEADRRFGAHIFDPANGGAILWQHLFWFFGHPEVYIIALPFFGIITEVLPVFSRKPLFGYKGLVFATIGIGALSISVWAHHMFVTGAVLLPFFAFLSFLIAVPTGVKFFNWIGTLWRGSLTFETPMLFSLGFLVTFLFGGLTGVLLASPPIDFHVSDSYFVVAHFHYVVFGSVVFAAYAGVYFWFPKVTGRLMDERIGKVHFWTLFFGFHLTFLVQHWLGIKGMPRRIADYSPSDGFTTLNTVSTAGAFFLALSTLPFVWNLWHSYKHGKIVQVDDPWGFGNSLEWATSCPPPRHNFLSLPRIRSERPAFDLHYPAIAAEALERQRAAAELISAKGAAT, from the coding sequence GTGACACTTGTCCACGAGCCGCCGGTCGGGCATGCGGAGCCCCCGGCGCACCACGAGCCGCCCAAGGCGATGAACACGCTCCTGGGCTACCTGCGGACGACGTCCCACAAGGACATCGCCATCATGTACTTCCTGGCGTCGTTCGGGTTCTTCGCGTTCGCCGGCATCCTCGCGTTGTGCATGCGCGCGGAGCTTGCCCGCCCCGGCCTGCAGTTCTTCTCGAACGAGCAGTACGACCAGCTGTTCACGATCCACGGCACGCTGATGCTGCTGATGTTCGCGACGCCGCTGGCCTTCGCGTTCGCCAACTACCTGATCCCGCTGCAGATCGGCTCGCCGGACGTCGCGTTCCCGCGGCTGAACGCACTGTCGTTCTGGCTGTTCCTGTTCGGCAGCCTGACGGTCGTCGCGGGCTTCCTGACGCCGGACGGCGCGGCGGCCTTCGGCTGGTTCGCGTACGCGCCGCTGTCGAACGCCACCTACTCGCCGGGCGTCGGCGGTGACCTGTGGGTGCTGGGCCTGGCCACCTCGGGAATGGGCACCATCCTCGGTGCTGTCAACATGATCACCACGATCCTTTGCCTGCGGGCCCCGGGTATGACGATGTTCCGGCTGCCGATCTTCTGCTGGAACTTCCTGGTGACGTCGATCCTGGCACTGGTGGCCTTCCCGCCGCTGGCCGCCGCGCTGTTCGCGCTGGAGGCTGACCGCCGGTTCGGCGCGCACATCTTCGACCCGGCCAACGGTGGCGCGATCCTCTGGCAGCACCTGTTCTGGTTCTTCGGGCATCCCGAGGTCTACATCATCGCCCTGCCGTTCTTCGGGATCATCACCGAGGTGCTGCCGGTCTTCTCCCGTAAACCGCTGTTCGGCTACAAGGGCCTGGTGTTCGCCACCATCGGCATCGGCGCCCTGTCGATCTCGGTGTGGGCGCACCACATGTTCGTCACCGGCGCCGTCCTGCTGCCGTTCTTCGCGTTCCTGTCGTTCCTCATCGCGGTGCCGACGGGCGTGAAGTTCTTCAACTGGATCGGCACGCTGTGGCGGGGCTCGCTCACCTTCGAGACACCGATGCTGTTCAGCCTCGGCTTCCTGGTGACGTTCCTGTTCGGCGGCCTGACCGGCGTCCTGCTGGCCAGCCCCCCGATCGACTTCCACGTCTCCGACAGCTACTTCGTCGTCGCCCACTTCCACTACGTGGTGTTCGGGTCGGTCGTGTTCGCCGCCTATGCCGGCGTCTACTTCTGGTTCCCGAAGGTCACCGGGCGGCTGATGGACGAGCGGATCGGCAAGGTCCACTTCTGGACGCTGTTCTTCGGGTTCCACCTGACGTTCCTGGTGCAGCACTGGCTGGGCATCAAGGGCATGCCGCGCCGGATCGCCGACTACAGCCCGAGTGACGGGTTCACCACCCTGAACACGGTCTCGACGGCGGGCGCCTTCTTCCTGGCGCTGTCCACGCTGCCGTTTGTGTGGAACCTGTGGCACTCGTACAAGCACGGCAAGATCGTCCAGGTCGACGACCCGTGGGGCTTCGGCAACTCGCTCGAATGGGCGACGTCCTGCCCGCCGCCGCGGCACAACTTCCTCTCGCTGCCGCGTATCCGCTCCGAGCGCCCGGCGTTCGACCTGCACTACCCGGCGATCGCGGCGGAGGCCCTCGAACGGCAGCGCGCCGCCGCGGAGCTCATCAGCGCCAAGGGGGCCGCGACATGA
- the coxB gene encoding cytochrome c oxidase subunit II encodes MGVGLSVLALAATACQEPRFGFPGGATVQSHRILNLWQGSAIAALTVGVIVWGLIFYAIIAFRKRSEALPRQVRYNLPVEVLYTIVPFVVAVGLFYYTARDETKIDHLSKNPDVTVNVVGFRWNWQFRYMDTGKNGGNLVEVTGQPGVPAVLEIPEGRTVRFVLTSPDVIHSFWVPEFLFKRDVIPGRINQFEVTPDSTGTFIGRCAELCGQGHDQMNFYVKVVPAAEYDKFISERETATATAAGAPALTAGTTTGSGQ; translated from the coding sequence CTGGGTGTCGGGCTGAGTGTGCTGGCGCTGGCCGCGACCGCCTGTCAGGAGCCGAGATTCGGCTTCCCCGGCGGCGCGACCGTGCAGAGCCACCGCATTCTGAACCTGTGGCAGGGATCGGCCATCGCGGCGCTCACCGTCGGTGTGATCGTCTGGGGCCTGATCTTCTACGCGATCATCGCGTTCCGGAAGCGGTCCGAGGCGCTGCCGCGGCAGGTCCGGTACAACCTCCCCGTCGAGGTGCTGTACACGATCGTGCCGTTCGTGGTCGCCGTCGGGCTGTTCTACTACACGGCGCGGGACGAGACCAAGATCGACCATCTGTCGAAGAACCCGGACGTCACGGTGAACGTGGTCGGCTTCCGGTGGAACTGGCAGTTCCGGTACATGGACACCGGCAAGAACGGCGGCAACCTCGTCGAGGTCACCGGCCAGCCGGGCGTGCCCGCGGTGCTGGAGATTCCCGAGGGCCGGACCGTGCGTTTCGTGCTCACGTCGCCGGACGTCATCCACTCGTTCTGGGTGCCCGAGTTCCTGTTCAAGCGGGACGTCATCCCGGGCCGCATCAACCAGTTCGAGGTGACGCCGGACAGCACCGGCACGTTCATCGGCCGGTGCGCCGAGCTGTGCGGCCAGGGGCACGACCAGATGAACTTCTACGTGAAGGTCGTCCCGGCCGCCGAGTACGACAAGTTCATCAGCGAGCGTGAGACGGCCACCGCCACGGCCGCCGGTGCGCCCGCGCTCACCGCCGGCACCACCACCGGGAGCGGACAGTGA
- a CDS encoding cysteine desulfurase family protein, with protein MPAYLDHASTTPLHPAARAALLAALDDGWADPARLYREGRRARMLLDAARESVAGVLGARADEVSFCASGTFAAHQAVLGTAAGRRRAGDLVLVSAVEHSSVLHAADRHERSGGRVRQLPVDVHGRVDPAGCAPPPGTALVSVQHANHEVGTVQPVAAVAEITHAAGVPLHTDAAMTVGRVPVDVRVLGADLLTASAHKFGGPPGVGILVVRAGTRWANPMPADEREHGRAAGFPNLPAIVATATALHAQAGELAAERDRLGALTAELRARLPALVDDVELLGDPDPAGRLPHLVAFSCLYVAGEALLGELDRAGIAVSSGSSCASDALTPSHVLVAMGALTHGNIRVSFGRDSSAADLAALLDALPGTVAGIRERAGVVGL; from the coding sequence GTGCCGGCCTATCTCGACCACGCGTCGACGACCCCGCTGCACCCGGCCGCGCGGGCCGCGCTGCTCGCCGCGCTCGACGACGGCTGGGCCGACCCGGCCCGGCTCTACCGGGAGGGCCGCCGGGCCCGGATGCTGCTGGACGCGGCCCGAGAGAGCGTCGCCGGGGTGCTCGGCGCCCGGGCCGACGAGGTCTCCTTCTGCGCGAGCGGAACATTCGCCGCCCACCAGGCCGTGCTGGGCACGGCCGCCGGCCGCCGCCGGGCCGGCGACCTGGTGCTGGTCAGCGCCGTCGAGCACTCCAGCGTGCTGCACGCCGCGGACCGCCACGAGCGGTCCGGCGGCCGGGTGCGCCAGCTTCCCGTGGACGTCCACGGACGGGTGGACCCGGCCGGCTGCGCTCCCCCACCGGGCACCGCTCTGGTGAGTGTGCAGCACGCCAACCACGAGGTCGGCACGGTGCAGCCGGTGGCGGCGGTGGCCGAGATCACGCACGCGGCCGGGGTGCCGCTGCACACGGACGCCGCCATGACCGTCGGGCGGGTCCCGGTCGACGTCCGCGTGCTCGGGGCCGACCTGCTCACCGCGAGCGCGCACAAGTTCGGCGGCCCGCCCGGCGTCGGGATCCTGGTGGTGCGGGCGGGTACCCGGTGGGCGAACCCGATGCCCGCCGACGAGCGCGAGCACGGCCGCGCGGCCGGCTTCCCCAACCTGCCGGCGATCGTCGCGACGGCGACCGCGCTGCACGCCCAGGCCGGCGAGCTGGCCGCCGAGCGCGACCGGCTGGGCGCGCTGACCGCCGAGCTGCGCGCCCGGCTCCCCGCACTGGTCGACGACGTCGAGCTGCTCGGCGATCCGGACCCTGCCGGCCGGCTGCCGCACCTGGTCGCGTTCTCCTGCCTGTACGTGGCGGGCGAGGCGCTGCTCGGCGAGCTCGACCGGGCCGGGATCGCGGTGAGCAGCGGCTCGAGCTGCGCGTCGGACGCGCTGACACCCAGTCACGTGCTGGTGGCGATGGGCGCGCTGACGCACGGCAACATCCGTGTCTCGTTCGGCCGGGACTCGTCGGCCGCCGACCTGGCCGCGCTGCTGGACGCGCTGCCCGGCACCGTCGCCGGCATCCGCGAGCGAGCCGGAGTCGTGGGCCTGTGA
- a CDS encoding sulfurtransferase TusA family protein, whose translation MSEANDGTRQAPDAGGPPDLVVDALGRHCPLPIIDLAKRFDDVPVGGTVELLADDPAAPADVAAWCRLRKQELLSARELHRGQAFLIRRVS comes from the coding sequence GTGAGCGAGGCGAACGACGGGACGCGGCAGGCGCCGGACGCCGGAGGCCCGCCGGACCTGGTCGTGGACGCGCTGGGCCGGCACTGCCCACTGCCGATCATCGACCTGGCGAAGCGGTTCGACGACGTCCCGGTGGGCGGGACGGTAGAGCTGCTGGCCGACGACCCGGCCGCGCCCGCCGACGTGGCCGCCTGGTGCCGCCTGCGCAAGCAGGAACTCCTGAGCGCCCGTGAGCTGCACCGCGGCCAGGCGTTCCTGATCCGCCGCGTCTCCTAG